Genomic DNA from Rhodothermales bacterium:
GTATCGAGGTCGGTAAGTTCGCCGATCTCATCGCCGTTCGCGCGAATCCAATCGACGACATCACGACACTGCACGATGTCGTCTTTGTGATGAAGGGCGGCCAGGTGTATCAGGCGCCGGCAGGAATCTGGGAGTAGTGGACGCTGACGAGCCGGACTGAATCGACGAATGCTGCCGGGGTCTTCGATTCCGACCGTCCGCGATTCCCGTGTGGTGATACGAACGCCACGCACAGGCACCGGAGCCTGCGTATATTTTGTGCTACACACTGTCGCTTAACATGAGCCAAAGATCCCATAACTCTATGCACAACAAAAACTTATGGTTGTATTCGATCAGTATTCTGCTGCTCGCTGCGTGTACAGACGCGGAGCGTCCGGACATGGCTGACGATTCCGCGGCAACTTCGATTGTCACACAACAGATCGACTATACGTCCGGCGACGTTACGATGAAGGGCTATCTCGCCTATGACTCGTCGATCGACGGCCAGAGGCCTGGAGTGCTTGTCGTGCACGAATGGTGGGGTCACAACGAATACAGTCGTCGGCGCGCGGAGATGCTTGCTGAGCTCGGTTACACCGCACTGGCCATCGACATGTACGGCGACGGCAAGACAGCCGAGCATCCCGACGACGCTATGGCGTTCGCACAACAGATCGGCAGCGACATGGACGAAGCTCGTGCGCGCTTCGAAGCAGCTCGAGCGCTTCTGGCAAGACACGAGACGATTGACGCCGAACGCATCGGAGCTATAGGCTACTGCTTCGGTGGTAGCGTCGTTCTGGAGATGGCCCGGAGAGGTGTCGATCTCGACGGCGTAGCCAGTTTCCATGGCGGACTTGGCACGGCCGCGCCAGCTGCCAGGGGAGCCATCTCAGGAAGCATTCTCGTGCTTCATGGCGGATTGGATCCGATGGCTCCTGCCGAGCAGGTGCAAGCCTTCCGAAATGAGATGGATGCGGCCGGAGCTGACTACGAAGTCGTGGTCTATGATGACGCCACACACGGTTTCACAAATCCCGCTGCGGACTCAGCCGCTGCACGATTCGAGCTTCCGCTGGCGTACAACCCTGACGCCGATCGTCAGTCGTGGGACAAGATGAAAGCATTCTTCGCTGACGCCTTCTCAGACTAGTCAACTATGTCCAAGTATTCCACCGGATATCTGGATTACGTTTTGACGAAGTCCACTTGCGCCTTTATCGGTGATCTGAAGTGGACCTGAATCCTGCTGTTACCTGGCAAGCCCCGTCGCAGTGGCCGCGCATCGTCTCCATTGACGCGCACACCGCCGGAGAACCGCTGCGTGTCGTGGTCGATGGATTCCCGGATCTGACAAAGGGCGCCGTTCTGGATGTGCGACGCTACGTCAGAGACCACCATGATCATCTCCGCAAGATGTTGATGTGGGAGCCGCGTGGACACGCCGATATGTATGGCTGCCTCATTATTCCTTCGGCAACAGCAGATGCTGACTTCGGAGTGCTGTTCCTCCACAACGAGGGATACTCCACGATGTGCGGTCACGGCATCATCGCAATCGTCACTGTCGTCCTGGAGACTGGAGTGATGCCGATCACGGGATCTGAGACGGAAATCCGAATCGACACGCCGGCCGGTCTCGTTACAGCCAGGGGGCACACTCGAGACGGCAGAGTGGAGAAGGTGACGTTCACCAACGTATCCTCCTACGTCGAAGGTCTGGACGAATACATCTCCATTGCGGGGCTCGGAGAAGTGCGCTACGATCTTGCGTTCGGTGGCGCGTACTACGCCATCGTGAACGCCGCGGATGTCGGACTTGATTGTACCCCGGACAACTACCGCGCGCTGATAGATACCGGAATGGCCATCAAGCGTGCCATAACAAGAAGCAGAACGATTTCGCATCCGAACGACGAGGATCTTGGATTCCTGTATGGAACGATTTTCACTGCACCTGTGAGCACCAAAGGTGTGCACAGTCGCAACGTATGTGTATTCGCAGATGGCGAGGTAGACCGAAGTCCGACGGGCACCGGTGTCAGCGCCCGCGCTGCCATTCATCATGCGCGTCGTGAGATCGAACTTGGCAACTGGATCGAGATCGAGAGTATTATCGGGAGTCGATTTCGTGTCAGGGCCGTGTCGGAAGACTCATTCGGAGGACGCGACGCGATTATTCCCGAGGTAGAGGGTCGTGCGTTCATCACGGGCCGTCACGAGTTTGTCATAGATCCCGCCGACCCGATGTCGACGGGATTCCTTCTTCGATAGCGCTATGAAAATCCGTGTCCTTTCGGGTGATGATGTCGCAGCGGTGCTCTCCATGAAGACCGCTATCGACCTGATGCGGGATGCGTTCGTGCAGCTGTCGGCAGGGGAGGCGCACGTCCCGCTGAGGACGAGGATCGATGCCGAAAAGACCGGGTGCGGCGTCTTGATCATGCCGGGCCATCTTCCGAATGAATCCAGTATCGGACTGAAGATTGTCTCAATTCAGGATCGCAATCCGGCGCGTTCTCTGCCGACGATCCAGGGGTTGATGATCGTTATCAATGACGATACCGGTGAACCCGTGGCGATGATGGATGCGGAACGGCTGACGGCCATCCGTACGGGTGCGGCCTCCGGGCTGGCAACAGATCTACTGGCCAATGCCGACTCATCCGTGGCTGCAATCTTCGGCGCAGGACCACAGGCAGAGACGCAACTTGAAGCCATCGCTGAAGTGCGCAATCTGGATATTGCTTATGTCTACTCTCGCCCTGAGGACAGCGCCGAGACGTTTGCCGAACAGATGTCGGCTCGGCTGGGCATCCGCGTCGTCTGTGCTGAGTCTCCCACGGAGCTTCGGAACGCGGACATTATCTGCACCGCCACGACCTCGATCGATCCTGTGTTCGACGCGAACAACGTCAAACCGGGCGCACACATAAACGCCATTGGATCGTTCAGTCCCGACACCATCGAAATCCCACACGAACTTGTTGCCGGCGCGATCGTCGTCGTGGATCAACGTGATGCCTGCTTGCAGGAGGCGGGGGAACTGGTGCAGACGATCCAGGCCGGCTTGATGCAGGCCGGCGACGTGCGAGCTGAGCTGGGAGAGATTGCGGCAGGTCGGGCGAAGGGTCGGCGATCCCAGACCGACATCACCCTCTTTAAATCCGTAGGGAACGCGGTTCAGGACGTGGCAGCCGCGAGGTTTGTGTTCGACAGCTCCGTCGATCAGAATCTGGGTACGATCGTAACCCTTTAGGCGTTCAGCGTGCCGACCGCAAGATCACGTGATCTCGTCCAACGTGATCTCAAACGTCAAGTCTTTCCCGGCCAGGGGATGATTGGCATCAATCGTCACATGCGTATCAGTCATTTCGGTGACGATGACCATCATTTCCTCGCCGTCCGCATGACCGACGACAAATCCCTGTCCGACGACCAACTCTACATTGTCCGGAAATCGGTCCCGCTCGACGGACGTCACCAGGTCGGATATCGGCTCGCCATATGCCTCCGCTGCCTCAATGATGACAGTCTTTGTCTCACCCACAGGCATTCCGATAACGGCAGATTCGAACCCGGTGATGACCTGCTGCTCACCAATAGTAAACTCTAGCGGGTCGCCGCCTTCGGACGAATCAAAGGTGTCGCCGTTTTCGAGGCGGCCCGTGTAATGCACCTTAACGGTATTACCGTTCTCCGCTACTTTCATAATCATCTGTCTGTGGATCAACTGGGGCGAGAGGATACGATTGGACTGGTTAAGAAATGTCCAAGTTCTTCGTCACTTGCTCGCTACGGCGTATTCTTTGATCGAATTTGACACGATTCGTCCCCCGATCCTGAGGCGGTTATGAAAGTCATCCTTTTGATCTTCGCGATAGTCGCTTTGGCCGGCTGCCGCGCTACCGACGACGCACCAAAAAGTGACGGCAAGCTGGTCCTCGCGTACAACGTACTGGTCGATCCGGCTGCCGACACCTATGACGTGCATGTCATGAACCTCGACGGCACGGAGTCGCGAAATATCACGAACCGCGAAGGCGTCGATTGGATCTATGCGGCCGTTGGCGACCGCTTGTTTTTCGTGTCAGACCGTGATACGACACACCGGACGCTGTTTCTCTACGAAATGGATGCGAACGGCGAGAACGTGCGCAAGATCTACCCGGAGCGTGTTCACGATTCCTGGATCGGCATCCGGAAAGACGCTTCGGAGTTTCTCGTGACCACCAACGTTTTCGATGTCCGCTCACTGGTGTTAATCGACCGCGATGGCAAAGAGCTCGACGTCGTGCTTTCCACCGGTGCCCATCTCATCACCGATCCAGTTTTTTCTCCGGATGGACGGCACATCGCTTTCAGATCAGGAGAGAGCGGGTTGGATGAAATCTGGATAATGACCGACACAGGGGACAGCCTGCGACAGCTGACGCACTATCCCGATTCCAATGCGAAATTGACCGATCGCTATTTGCATGCCGGTCCGCCTTTCTGGGAGTCGAACCAGAATGTGATCTCCTACACATCCTTCCAGAACGATAATTACAGCATCTTCGTGATCAACCC
This window encodes:
- a CDS encoding dienelactone hydrolase family protein — translated: MADDSAATSIVTQQIDYTSGDVTMKGYLAYDSSIDGQRPGVLVVHEWWGHNEYSRRRAEMLAELGYTALAIDMYGDGKTAEHPDDAMAFAQQIGSDMDEARARFEAARALLARHETIDAERIGAIGYCFGGSVVLEMARRGVDLDGVASFHGGLGTAAPAARGAISGSILVLHGGLDPMAPAEQVQAFRNEMDAAGADYEVVVYDDATHGFTNPAADSAAARFELPLAYNPDADRQSWDKMKAFFADAFSD
- a CDS encoding proline racemase, whose protein sequence is MNPAVTWQAPSQWPRIVSIDAHTAGEPLRVVVDGFPDLTKGAVLDVRRYVRDHHDHLRKMLMWEPRGHADMYGCLIIPSATADADFGVLFLHNEGYSTMCGHGIIAIVTVVLETGVMPITGSETEIRIDTPAGLVTARGHTRDGRVEKVTFTNVSSYVEGLDEYISIAGLGEVRYDLAFGGAYYAIVNAADVGLDCTPDNYRALIDTGMAIKRAITRSRTISHPNDEDLGFLYGTIFTAPVSTKGVHSRNVCVFADGEVDRSPTGTGVSARAAIHHARREIELGNWIEIESIIGSRFRVRAVSEDSFGGRDAIIPEVEGRAFITGRHEFVIDPADPMSTGFLLR
- a CDS encoding ornithine cyclodeaminase encodes the protein MKIRVLSGDDVAAVLSMKTAIDLMRDAFVQLSAGEAHVPLRTRIDAEKTGCGVLIMPGHLPNESSIGLKIVSIQDRNPARSLPTIQGLMIVINDDTGEPVAMMDAERLTAIRTGAASGLATDLLANADSSVAAIFGAGPQAETQLEAIAEVRNLDIAYVYSRPEDSAETFAEQMSARLGIRVVCAESPTELRNADIICTATTSIDPVFDANNVKPGAHINAIGSFSPDTIEIPHELVAGAIVVVDQRDACLQEAGELVQTIQAGLMQAGDVRAELGEIAAGRAKGRRSQTDITLFKSVGNAVQDVAAARFVFDSSVDQNLGTIVTL
- a CDS encoding peptidylprolyl isomerase, producing the protein MKVAENGNTVKVHYTGRLENGDTFDSSEGGDPLEFTIGEQQVITGFESAVIGMPVGETKTVIIEAAEAYGEPISDLVTSVERDRFPDNVELVVGQGFVVGHADGEEMMVIVTEMTDTHVTIDANHPLAGKDLTFEITLDEIT